In the genome of Lathyrus oleraceus cultivar Zhongwan6 chromosome 4, CAAS_Psat_ZW6_1.0, whole genome shotgun sequence, the window TGTAGAGTGCACTTAAGAGGGGGTGAATTACGTACTTTGATCGATTTTCTATTTTAGTGAAATGTTACTTTAAATTTtttgtttgattgtgtttttgAAAACTGTAAAGTGCAGAAAATAAAGAACACAGGGGATTATACTAGTTCCTCTCACAATCTGAGAGTATCTAGTCCCCTTACCACATGTAAGAGATTTCACTATTTGTTAGAACCTTATACAAGCCTAATTCTAGCCTCTATACATAAGTTACTAACTAGACCATTTTGTACAACATCACATACTTCTTCTCCTTGTGCGTTTAAATGTGCATTCATCCAAATTTTCCAAAAATTAAGGTATTCACCAGAAAACAATGGAGGTTTATTGTTCCTGCCACCATCTTTGAAAACTAGATTTGCACAATCCATTATGGATATTTAAGGAACATGTTACTTTAACCTGCTCTGGTGCCAATTGTAAGTTTAAAGTGCACCTAAGAGAGGGGGATGAATTAGTTTCTTTGATCAATTTTCAGTTTCAGTGAAATGTTACTTTAACTTTCTAGTTTTATGATGTTTATGAAAACTGTAAAGTGTAGAAAATAAAGAACACAGGGGATTATACTAGTTCCTCTCACAACCTGAGAGTAGTCTAGTCCCCTTACCACATGTAAGAGATTTCACTATTTGTTAGAACCTTATACAAGCCTAATTCTAGCCTTTATACATAAGTTACTAACTAGACCATTTTGTACAACATCGCATATTTCTTCTCCTTATGCTTCTAAATATGCATTCATCCGAATTTTCCAAAAATTAAAGTATTCACCAGAAAACAATGGAGATTTATTGTTCTTGCCACCATCTTTGAAAACTAGATTTGCGGAATCCATTATGGATCTTTAAGGAACATGTTACTTTACCCTGCTCTAGTGCCAATTGTAAGTGTAAAGTGCACCTAAGAGAGGGGGATGAATTAGTTTCTTTGATCAATTTTCAGTTTCAGTGAAATGTTACTTTAACTTTCTAGTTTGATGATGTTTATGAAAACTGTAAAGTGTAGAAAATAAAGAACACAAAAGGATTATATTTTCCTCTCACAATCGAGAGTATTCTAGTCCCCTTATCATGTGTAAGAGATTTCACTATTTGTTAGAACCTTGTACAAGCCTAATTATATCCTCTATACACAAGTTACTAACAAAATCAATAAGACACACTTCCTCATGATTTTACAAAGTAGAAAAAGAAAACAATCCTCTCTTTTTCACTCTCTTGTTTCTAACAATTCTGGTAAACAAGGTACTGATACAAGtttataataataacaatattgGGTTTTGAATGTTAAGAATAGTTAGATCTTGATATCAATAAACTCATTCCTCTTCCCTTTTCCTGTAACAACAAAATTCACACAATATCTATAAAGTTCTCAAAGGGAACTTCTATATAATGTGAAAATTTATGCTGTAAAAAAATTTCCTTGTTTTAACAGAAGTTTGAACAGTTTGAAAATTTTATTAGGAAAAGAGGTGAATTGAAATCTAAAAAATAATTCCTATTTGTCACTACCGGGGTTTCACGCGATAACAAAAACTGGAACTATAAATGAACTGTCAATCGAAGGCAAtatcagaagagtcgccaccgaattttatttgCGTGGCTCTATCGGAGAGGCGAagggaaatagtcgataaaaccctcaaaaaGGTACACGCACGGGAAGCACTTAGAAAGGGATAAGGAACCGGTCTCGCAACCaagatttgggttcggaagtcaattatgcaaggggaaggtattagcacctctcgCGTTCATGGTACTCAgtgggaaccatttgggttgtttacGTACACGGAGATTTATCTCATTATTGTTTTATTTGCAAAAGAATGTGTGTGAAAGAGAAAGGTTTtggttttttttattattgtgctcaCCAAAGATTatggcccttgtgcctacgtatcactcatcggggatgaggaatcagagcttcatagttcagagtagaaaatgtttgtgtgttggttgattttacctttgagaaaagggttttcgaGATGGGTTCCCTAAGGCACAAAATttaggtttgatgggttgtgttgattttaccttaaacaagtatttatgaaaagaatgtttgtgattagattgcactaaagtctagggGTGAAGGGgaatattctagacaacaagccaagtGTCTTGCGTCTAAAATAATCAGAGTGAGGGTATGAATGCCCCATTCTCCACCATTTAAGGCTTGtggcgcacaatactaatcgtagttattaagtgttttaagtTTGACTAAGAAAAAGCCatttgacgttgaatcaagggtttgtttatttgattgaAAAATTTGacttatgcaacatgaatgcaaagtaaccaatAAGAAAgtaaagagtctcattgtaaggtagctCAAGAGAAAGCATGTGTGTGCAAAgaagtgacctaagctaaacaaaggataatgtTCTTACAAATATGCCCCCCCTGGggtggtgccatgatgtcattcttacaaccGGAATGTAAGTACGGATGAAACTCAAAGTTCACAAAGTATCGCAAAGATAATGGAAATGGCTTCCAAACAAAGGTACTAGGATGAGATTCTCTAAATCCAAGTGGATTAAGTGAAGTGGGTTGTTTTTGGTCTTctaattttatcatgtttttgttgttttgaAATGTATGATAACAAAAAAAGTAAAGACAaataaataaacatgcatgatggGTTTATACAACGAATATGGTGATGATAATTACTTAAATCTAAAttacataaaagtaaataacaatgaaatataacaatgataataataaCAAAAGGTTAGTAATAATCAAAAGTCAGTAAAGTTAGGTTAAGTTATATGAACAAAGGACCAACACTTaaggattatctatccttaggtcaatagatttaaaatatggcgcatcaagggataacttatcaattgatgcaaagtatggaaaatgatcaatggatcaacttaccatagatttgtaacaatgaaagttattCAACCTCAAGTtcatctatcaatagattgacaaaaggaagactatAACAAACCCAAGGTTGAAAGTTATGATTGATTAAGTTATTAGGTTAGAAAGTTATAAGATCAAAGCATAATATTAACAAGGTAATAAGGGTTAGCATATGGTGTAAATAAATGAGTATAAAGTGTTAGTGGGTTAGTATAAACCAAAAGGAAACATAATTTATTAGATGAATCCATAAGTTAACAAATGCAAAGCCTCGTCTACATGTCCAATGACCTAGGTTGGTTGGTGTAAGGGCAACCTAATACTTTGATTCTTCTAACTGACGAGGCTTGATATAGCTTCTGTTGAATGTAATTCAACATTCAAGATTAGTTTCATTTACATGTACATTTACATTTGCATTTGAATTTATGTTTAGTTTGAATTTGAATTTCATTTGAGTCTTTGTATAAAAACTCAATTTAAATTTCATGTGTAACTGACTTAATAGTTTTCTGAATTGGGAAAGTTAGTTAGAAaattttgtttatatatatatatatatatatatatatatatatatatatatatatatatatatatatatatatatatatatatatatatatatatatatatatatatatatatatatatatatatatatatatatatatatatatatatatatatatatcctcATTCTTTCATCTTCAACTTATCCAATTCTTGTGTATTATTAACGGAGGTTCATTGTTGAACTCCAACAATTGGTATCCAGATATCTGATTCGATTCAAAGGGAAACACGAGTGTAGTGATACACAAAAAATCATCGATATCTAAAGCAGTAATGCTGATAGTTTTAGCTTTTAAACTGTATCGTACATTCCCTTTATCCTTTTTTTCTCCATAAATCTCTAGGTTTATTTTCATCCACGTCATTAAGTTGATATGTGAGAAAAAAATGGACAACTATTAAAAGCATCCCAAATATcacaattctattttaaaataaaaattaaaagagacTATTCActttaaaatatattattttttaaattttgtttattCAAAAATAAATACTTCCTTTGTTCCACAATATGTGGTCCATTTGAAATAAAAAGTATCTCAAAATTAATATTCTTTTCAATTTTCAAGACATATTTTTCAACTTTACctctaattaatattattttcatCATTATGAATATTTAATAAAGGGTATTTTAGTAAAATATCAttatctattttttatttttatttttcttaatcGTTATTGAAATGGTTAACCAAATTGCTCATTATGGGATGGATGGAGTAAATTAATATTCATATCTATGATTAATTTTGAGTTAATTTGGTGAATGAAATGACATAGTTTTTTTGTGCCCCTCAGAAAATCCAGTAACCTCCGCCCATTGAATGTCAGTAGATAGATGAAATGTAATGAATACACTGAAATTCATTACTAGTCGTAGAAACGGTTATAGAATTCGGAGGCATTTAATAATGAGTCGGAAAAGTAGAACTTGTTTTAGGAAATGGTGAAAAACCCTCTAGTTAAATACTAGCACAATTTTCAAATCAACATGCACATCACATAGCTTATCAAAGATGGGAGAATCTGCACCACAAAGGTAGTATAGTACTAGTAGAAACAAACTTTCTCTGCTAAATCATAAGCTTCAATGTTGCATTCAATTTTAACCACTGCaaaatatttttatttgatttcaTGTATAGGTATGCAGTGGTGACTGGATCAAACAAAGGAATTGGATTTGAGATAGTGAAGCAGTTAGCTTCATCTGGAATCAAAGTGGTGCTTACAGCAAGAGATGAACAAAGAGGTCTTCAGGCTTTGGAAAAACTCAAAGCTTCTGGTTTATCTCATTCTGTTGTTTTTCATCAACTAGATGTTGCTGATGCTGCTAGTGTAGCTACTCTTGCAGATTTTCTCAAATCACAATTTGGCAAACTTGATATTCTGGTAACTTCCAAAAATTGATCCTTATATCCTTATTTTTATTGCATGATATATCCATATTTTCATTAAGAAAAATTGTTCAATAATGCAGGTTAACAATGCAGGCGTTAGTGGAACTGTGATTACTGACAAAGATTTAGCTTCTGTGCTTATCTCTAACCCTGGAGTAAGTGGATTTTGTTACGGGATTGAAAACAGCTATAATCGGTTTGAGTAATCATGAATTGTCCTTTGCAGGCATTATCAGAAGATGAAAAGAAAAAGGCGGTGACTCAAACATACGAGTTAGCTGAAGAATGCTTGAAAATAAATTTTTATGGTACTAAAATAGCTACTGAATCACTTCTGCCACTGCTAAAGTTATCCGATTCGCCGAGAGTTCTGAATGTATCATCCACTCTAGGGAAGTTAGAGGTAACTTGTTTTACTCCTTGTGATTTTGGCTTGAATTTGAATGAGATATTATTGCTTACTCGTGTCAAATTCAGCGCATACAAAACGAATGGACTAAAAAAGTCTTCGGCGATGCTGATAACCTAACCGAAGAGAAAGTGGATGAAGTACTAAACAAGTTTCTTGAAGATTTCAAAAAAGACGGGCCTAAACTTGGGGGTGCTTATGTTATATCTAAAGCTGCTGTAAATGCTTATACAAGAATTGCTGCTAAGAATTTTCCTGCTATAAGCATCAATAGTGTTTGCCCCGGTTATGTCATCACAGACATAACCGCAAATACCGGTATCTTAACTGCTGAAGAAGGTGCTGCAAGTGTTGTCAAGTTAGCACTACTTCCCAATGGTAGTTCATCTGGCCAATTCTATAACAGGACTGAAGTGTCTTCCTTTTGATAAATATTAGAATTTTTTGTTTAAGAATAAAATGTATTGTTGCTTTGTTGTTATTTTGGCATTTAGTATTGACAATActattgttattgttgttgtttctgTTGCATCAAGTTTTctacataataataataataataataataaataacaataatTCTTATCTTATTGATGAATAACAAGTTTTATGTAATAGTTGTAAGTATTATATAGTCAATTTCCACATGATGATCAATATTTTCTTTAATAGAATGTTGATCAGGTCATACTTTACTTACTTTAAAGACGGCATACATAAAAGCCAAAACCAAAATGACGAAT includes:
- the LOC127075917 gene encoding (+)-neomenthol dehydrogenase, whose protein sequence is MGESAPQRYAVVTGSNKGIGFEIVKQLASSGIKVVLTARDEQRGLQALEKLKASGLSHSVVFHQLDVADAASVATLADFLKSQFGKLDILVNNAGVSGTVITDKDLASVLISNPGALSEDEKKKAVTQTYELAEECLKINFYGTKIATESLLPLLKLSDSPRVLNVSSTLGKLERIQNEWTKKVFGDADNLTEEKVDEVLNKFLEDFKKDGPKLGGAYVISKAAVNAYTRIAAKNFPAISINSVCPGYVITDITANTGILTAEEGAASVVKLALLPNGSSSGQFYNRTEVSSF